GCGCGGGACGGTGGCGGCCGCGGCGGGCGACCGGGTCATCGACCGCCTGACCGTCCACCACACCGCGACGCCCGCCGTCGCGGGCGGACGCGAGGTCGACGCGGCATTCGTCGCCGAGTCCCATCGCCGCCGCGGCCTCGGGCTCGGCACCGGCGACGCACGCGACTGCGCATACCACTTCGTCATCCTCCCCGACGGCCGCGTGCAGGCCGGGCGCCCGCTCGAGTACTGGGGCTCGGGGACACGCAGCGGCGAGGACAACCTGCACTCGGTCGGTGTCGCTCTCGTCGGCGACTTCGTCCGCGGTGGCCGCGGACCCACCCCT
This genomic stretch from Actinomycetota bacterium harbors:
- a CDS encoding N-acetylmuramoyl-L-alanine amidase, with product RGTVAAAAGDRVIDRLTVHHTATPAVAGGREVDAAFVAESHRRRGLGLGTGDARDCAYHFVILPDGRVQAGRPLEYWGSGTRSGEDNLHSVGVALVGDFVRGGRGPTPAQMDALESLALGAFSEYGFDARSVRGHREVSASACPGALLDLDALRMSLAAASTAGRRGHWPAPTEEGSA